The following are encoded together in the Rhizophagus irregularis chromosome 21, complete sequence genome:
- a CDS encoding uncharacterized protein (MEROPS:MER0010992): protein MSDQNSKKALVIVTDGSEEIETVVSVSVLRRAQIDVTVAGITLQNENYAKCNRGVKIVPDQSLSNISNFDIYDVIVIPGGLNAAKAISSNPEVQKLLASMHQAGKFVAAICAGTLAIKSANINKGGKITSHPIVKADLENEYSYQEDRVVVDNKVVTSRGPGTALLFALTIVELLLGEEKRNEVSNHMIVASIL from the exons ATGTCTGATCAGAACAGTAAGAAGGCTCTTGTGATAGTAACAGACGGCTCAGAGGAAATAGAAACAGTGGTATCCG ttagcGTGCTACGACGTGCGCAAATCGATGTGACGGTTGCTGGAATTACGctacaaaatgaaaattacgCGAAGTGTAATCGTGGTGTTAAGATTGTGCCGGATCAATCTCTATCAAATATTTCCAATTTT gaCATCTATGATGTTATTGTTATTCCGGGAGGTTTAAACGCTGCAAAAGCTATTTCATCCAACCCTGAGGTTCAAAAATTGTTAGCTTCGATGCATCAAGCTGGCAAATTTGTCGCTGCAATTTGTGCTg GAACACTCGCGATTAAGAGCGCAAACATCAATAAAGGAGGAAAAATCACGTCTCATCCAATCGTTAAGGCTGATTTAGAAAATG AATATAGTTACCAAGAAGATCGTGTTGTGGTTGACAATAAAGTCGTCACCag CCGGGGACCAGGTACTGCGTTACTTTTTGCATTAACAATTGTCGAACTGCTTCTTGGTGAAGAAAAACGCAATGAAGTCTCTAATCACATGATCGTTGCatctattttgtaa